In one Phyllostomus discolor isolate MPI-MPIP mPhyDis1 chromosome 8, mPhyDis1.pri.v3, whole genome shotgun sequence genomic region, the following are encoded:
- the HSH2D gene encoding hematopoietic SH2 domain-containing protein isoform X1, whose product MTETGKLPPPLPPRMDWFVHTQVGQLAREGVPSWFHGAISRQDAESLLESQPLGSFLIRVSHSHVGYTLSYKAENCYRHFMVKLLDSGSFIIPGEDSTHASLDALVTFHQQQPMRPHGELLKQPCGQKDPANVDYEDLFLYYNALAEEAASSTPGPSEHQNPSSHPVAAPKEVSAKPALLHQRKERKPSTEVNKVPIEGAASSCPPKAPLEEACQKLWRNLKALPQTGKRVQQQLKSHLAAVSLSPLQDPKQSEVTHSSGDRADVGIRDSRIYTDPLAATSLESPSQSQAPRDRDESSRRASRSTSWGNVTSRTRGWHQPIVRALSSQLSTSELRDLAEPQEDCLPEEYRPPPPFAPGYC is encoded by the exons ATGACAGAGACCGGAAAGCTGCCGCCACCGCTGCCTCCGAGAATGGACTGGTTCGTGCACACACAGGTGGGCCAGCTGGCCCGAGAAGGAGTCCCTTCGTGGTTCCATGGTGCCATCTCCAGACA GGATGCAGAGAGCTTGCTGGAGTCACAGCCGCTGGGATCCTTCCTCATCAGGGTCAGTCACAGTCATGTGGGCTACACGCTCTCCTACAA AGCCGAAAACTGCTACCGCCACTTTATGGTGAAGCTCTTGGACAGCGGGAGCTTCATAATCCCTGGGGAGGACAGCACCCATGCCTCGCTGGACGCCCTGGTCACCTTCCACCAACAGCAGCCAATGCGACCACATGGCGAGTTGCTGAAGCAGCCCTGTGGGCAG AAGGATCCAGCAAACGTGGATTATGAGGATCTCTTCCTTTACTACAATGCTTTGGCTGAGGAAGCTGCCAGCTCCACCCCTGGTCCCAGTGAACATCAGAATCCTTCCTCCCATCCAGTGGCTGCACCCAAGGAG GTCTCTGCAAAGCCGGCCCTGCTCCATCAGCGAAAGGAAAGGAAGCCATCCACAGAGGTGAACAAAGTACCCATAGAGGGAgctgcttcctcctgccccccaaaAGCCCCCCTGGAGGAGGCCTGTCAGAAACTCTGGAGGAACCTCAAGGCACTACCCCAGACGGGTAAGAGGGTCCAGCAGCAGCTGAAATCCCACCTGGCAGCTGTGAGCTTGTCGCCGCTCCAGGACCCCAAGCAATCGGAGGTGACTCACAGCTCAGGGGACCGGGCAGATGTTGGGATCCGGGACAGTCGCATCTACACAGACCCCTTGGCGGCCACATCGCTCGAAAGCCCCTCACAGTCCCAGGCTCCAAGAGACAGAGATGAGTCCTCCAGGAGGGCCTCAAGGTCAACCAGCTGGGGTAACGTGACCTCGAGAACCAGGGGATGGCACCAACCAATAGTAAGAGCCCTGTCCTCACAATTGTCTACATCGGAGCTGAGGGACTTGGCTGAGCCCCAGGAGGACTGTCTCCCCGAGGAGTACCGCCCACCACCACCCTTTGCCCCTGGGTACTGCTAG
- the HSH2D gene encoding hematopoietic SH2 domain-containing protein isoform X2, translating to MTETGKLPPPLPPRMDWFVHTQVGQLAREGVPSWFHGAISRQDAESLLESQPLGSFLIRVSHSHVGYTLSYKAENCYRHFMVKLLDSGSFIIPGEDSTHASLDALVTFHQQQPMRPHGELLKQPCGQDPANVDYEDLFLYYNALAEEAASSTPGPSEHQNPSSHPVAAPKEVSAKPALLHQRKERKPSTEVNKVPIEGAASSCPPKAPLEEACQKLWRNLKALPQTGKRVQQQLKSHLAAVSLSPLQDPKQSEVTHSSGDRADVGIRDSRIYTDPLAATSLESPSQSQAPRDRDESSRRASRSTSWGNVTSRTRGWHQPIVRALSSQLSTSELRDLAEPQEDCLPEEYRPPPPFAPGYC from the exons ATGACAGAGACCGGAAAGCTGCCGCCACCGCTGCCTCCGAGAATGGACTGGTTCGTGCACACACAGGTGGGCCAGCTGGCCCGAGAAGGAGTCCCTTCGTGGTTCCATGGTGCCATCTCCAGACA GGATGCAGAGAGCTTGCTGGAGTCACAGCCGCTGGGATCCTTCCTCATCAGGGTCAGTCACAGTCATGTGGGCTACACGCTCTCCTACAA AGCCGAAAACTGCTACCGCCACTTTATGGTGAAGCTCTTGGACAGCGGGAGCTTCATAATCCCTGGGGAGGACAGCACCCATGCCTCGCTGGACGCCCTGGTCACCTTCCACCAACAGCAGCCAATGCGACCACATGGCGAGTTGCTGAAGCAGCCCTGTGGGCAG GATCCAGCAAACGTGGATTATGAGGATCTCTTCCTTTACTACAATGCTTTGGCTGAGGAAGCTGCCAGCTCCACCCCTGGTCCCAGTGAACATCAGAATCCTTCCTCCCATCCAGTGGCTGCACCCAAGGAG GTCTCTGCAAAGCCGGCCCTGCTCCATCAGCGAAAGGAAAGGAAGCCATCCACAGAGGTGAACAAAGTACCCATAGAGGGAgctgcttcctcctgccccccaaaAGCCCCCCTGGAGGAGGCCTGTCAGAAACTCTGGAGGAACCTCAAGGCACTACCCCAGACGGGTAAGAGGGTCCAGCAGCAGCTGAAATCCCACCTGGCAGCTGTGAGCTTGTCGCCGCTCCAGGACCCCAAGCAATCGGAGGTGACTCACAGCTCAGGGGACCGGGCAGATGTTGGGATCCGGGACAGTCGCATCTACACAGACCCCTTGGCGGCCACATCGCTCGAAAGCCCCTCACAGTCCCAGGCTCCAAGAGACAGAGATGAGTCCTCCAGGAGGGCCTCAAGGTCAACCAGCTGGGGTAACGTGACCTCGAGAACCAGGGGATGGCACCAACCAATAGTAAGAGCCCTGTCCTCACAATTGTCTACATCGGAGCTGAGGGACTTGGCTGAGCCCCAGGAGGACTGTCTCCCCGAGGAGTACCGCCCACCACCACCCTTTGCCCCTGGGTACTGCTAG
- the CIB3 gene encoding calcium and integrin-binding family member 3, which produces MGNKQTVFTHEQLEAYQDCTFFTRKEIMRLFYRYQDLAPQLVPLDYTSCPDVKVPYELIGSMPELKDNPFRQRIAQVFSEDGDGHMTLDNFLDMFSVMSEMAPRDLKAYYAFKIYDFNDDDYICMWDLEQTVTKLTRGELSAEEVTLVCEKVLDEADGDHDGRLSLEDFQNMILRAPDFLSTFHIRI; this is translated from the exons ATGGGCAACAAGCAGACAGTCTTCACTCATGAGCAGCTGGAAGCATATCAG GACTGCACCTTCTTCACCAGGAAGGAAATCATGAG GCTCTTCTATCGCTACCAGGACCTGGCCCCCCAGCTCGTCCCCCTCGACTATACCAGCTGTCCTGACGTGAAGGTTCCCTACGAGCTCATCGGCAGCATGCCTGAGCTGAAG GACAACCCGTTCCGACAGAGGATTGCCCAGGTCTTCTCTGAGGATGGGGATGGCCACATGACCTTGGACAACTTTCTGGACATGTTTTCTGTGATGAGCGAAATGGCTCCCCGTGATCTCAAAGCCTACTATGCTTTTAAAATCTATG ACTTTAATGACGATGACTACATCTGTATGTGGGACCTGGAGCAGACAGTGACCAAGTTGACTCGGGGGGAGCTGAGCGCCGAGGAGGTGACCCTGGTGTGCGAGAAGGTTCTGGATGAGGCCGATGGGGACCACGATGGGCGGCTGTCCCTGGAAGACTTCCAGAACATGATCCTGCGGGCGCCCGACTTCCTCAG CACCTTCCACATCCGCATCTGA
- the FAM32A gene encoding protein FAM32A, whose translation MAAYEQVQKGPLKLKGVAELGVTKRKKKKKDKDKAKLLEAMGTSKKNEEEKRRGLDKRTPAQAAFEKMQEKRQMERILKKASKTHKQRVEDFNRHLDTLTEHYDIPKVSWTK comes from the exons ATGGCGGCCTACGAGCAGGTCCAAAAAGGGCCCTTGAAGCTGAAAGGCGTCGCAGAGCTCGGCGTGACCAAGCG gaagaagaaaaagaaggataaagACAAGGCGAAACTCTTGGAAGCCATGGGAACGAGCAAAAAGAACGAGGAGGAGAAGCGGCGCGGCCTGGACAAGCGGACCCCCGCCCAGGCGGCTTTCGAGAAGATGCAGGAGAAGCGG cAAATGGAAAGGATCCTAAAGAAAGCCTCCAAAACTCACAAGCAAAGAGTGGAG gacttcaacagacacctGGATACACTCACGGAGCACTATGACATTCCCAAAGTCAGCTGGACGAAGTAG